The window GTCGGGATCAAGGGCACCCAAGGGCCTGGCGGAGGGGGAGCAGAATGGAAGGGGGGTGGTGGGTGTCGGCCCATGTGAAGCGCAGGAGAGTGAGGTTGGGGAGGAGGGTGACCAGGCGGTTTTGGCGGAAGCGGTCCTGGTAGAGGGCCTGGGGGGTGCTGTGGGGGGCTTTGCCATCTGTCTCGATGCCCACCAGGTGGGTGGGCCAGCCCAGGTCGATGCGGTAGGAGCGGTTGTGCTCCAAGTCAGGGATGCGCCACTGGAGGACGGGCGGGGGGAGGCCGTCGTCCAGGCAGATGAGGCGTACGCGGGTTTCCAGGGGAGATTCGGCTCGGGCGTCGGCCAGACGTAGCCAGGCCCGGGCCCTGGGCGCGTGGGGGCGGCCCGAGAGGTGGGCCGGGATGGTGAGGAGGTCAGGCTCGGACAGCAGGCCCTTATGGAGGGCCGAGTCCAGCACGCTCACTGCCTCGACGCGGGGGAGTTGGAGCAGGAGGTCCGCGCAGGTGCGGGCCGGGTTGGTGAGAGGGATGCCCCGCAGTGTCATGCGGGCACTGGGAGGAGTGGCGCTCCGGTGGACGCGGATGCCTGGGCGGCTGCGGATCTCGTGGCCCGGTGGAGCGGCCAGGTGCAGGGTGCCGTCGTCCTTGGGGAGGCCCTCGATGCCCAACAGGCGGGCGGCTGTGGTGCCTGCGGCCACTACCTGTGGGCCGCAGGTGAGGAGAGTGCCGCGTACTCGGGAACGCAATGACGGTCCCCGGTCGTCCCACCCCACCCAGTAGCTGCCCCGGGTCAGCGGAACCCACTGACCCGACCTGATCATTCGCCGCACGGTGTTCCGATCGGCGCCGGCTGACTTGAGTTGTGAGGTCGTCAGCACCCAGTCCTGCTGCGAGGCAGTGGCGCGGACCCGTCGGAGGAGTTCACTGCTGATTGTCATGCCGCACTATCGCCTGAGGCTCGGACGGTTTGCCTGGGGCTGTGGACAACTCACTTGTCCCTTGTTCTCGCTGCGACTCCTGTGCCTCCGCCTTTGGTGAATTGGGTGCTTTTTTGGGTCCCTGGGCCCACGTCGGGCGGACTGTCCCTTCCTAGCCTCGGGGCGTTGTCATCGAACAACGCGGGGGAGGGGGCCATGGCCTCGCTTGGGGGAGTGCCGGAGGCCGAGGGGGCGTCAGGGGCGTCGCCAACCGGGCGCGGGAGGCGCCGGGAGGTGCCACGGTCGCTGTCGGCGGCGTTGGTGCTCGTGCACACACTGTTCGTCGCCACCGTGCTCGGTGGGATCGGTCTGCTGCTGACGGCCGGGTCGTACGGCGCCCTCGACGGCGGTGTCGTCGCCCTCGTCGCCTACGCCGCCGCCCCCGGAGTGCTCGGCTGGTGGCTCGCCCGGCGTAGCTGGGAGGGCGGGGGCCGGATCCGGTGGGCGCTGATCGGCGTGCAGGTGTGGCTGATCCTCGGGGGACTCGCCAACCTCACCGCGGGTTCGGCCCGCGGCGGCATCCAGCTCTTCCTGCCGCTCCTCATCCTCTACTTCCTGCTCCAGTCCGAGACCCGGCAGTGGTACGAACTCCCCGTTCCGGCGCGGGCCGAGCGCCGTCCCCTCTCGCTCGCCCGGATGATCCGGTGGCGGGGGAGGGACGAGGGGCAGACCGCGGTCGAGTACGCCGGCCTGGTCGCGATCGTCGTCGCCATCGTGCTCGCGCTGGTGGTCAGCGGTCTCGGCACGCAGATCCTCACGAGCATCGAGGCCCAGGTCTGCAAGGTCGCGGGGATGGGCTGCGCGGCGCCGGCGGGCAGCGCCACCGACACCCATGCCTCCGGCGACACCCACGCCTCCCGCGACACCAGCGGCGCCACGACCGGCGGCGGTACCGACAGCAGCGGCGGCACCAGCGGTGGCGGTGACAGCACTGGTGGTGGCACATCCGGTGGCGGCGCGGACAGCACGGGTGGTGGCTCCGCGACCGGCGGCAGTACGACCGGTGGTACCGCGGCCGGCGGCACCACCACCGACAGCGGCGACCAGACCACCGACGACACCCCCACCACCGAATCCGACGACACCGACACCGACAACACCCCCGCCCCCGACGAGAAGAAGGACGACGGCTGTTTCTCCGGGTTCGGTGCCTTCTTCGGGTGTGCCGGTGATCAGCTCAAGCAGGTCGGTGAGGGCGTCTTCGTCGACGGGATCTGGGGGGACGTCACCGGGATCTGGGACATGGTCACGAACCCGGGAGACACCCTCAGCGGGATCGCCGACTACGGCAAGCAGCTCGGGCACGACTGGACGGAGGACTCCAAGGACGCCGGGAAGAAGTGGTCGGACGGCGACTACTTCGGGGCCCTCTGGGACTGGGGCGGGGCCTCCCTCAACACCGGTGGGACGGTCCTGTGGGACATGTTCATCGGCGACGACGTGGCCGAGGACTGGAAGAACGGCCAGAAGACCCGCGCCGTCTCCCATGTCGTCTGGAACATCGGCTCCCTCTTCATCCCCGGCTACGACGCCGGCAAGGTCGTCGAGAAGGTGGGCGACCTCGGCAAGCTCGGCAAGCTGGGCAAGCTCACGGAGAAGGCCACCGAGGCGGCCGAGGACGCCAGGAAGGCGGCCAAGGCGGGCGACGTCGAGGGCGCCGAGCGGGCCGCTAAGAAGGCGGACGAGGCGGCCGACGAGGCCGAGAAGAAGGCGCGTGAGTCCGGCTGCTCCATCGCCGCGCCCACCCGCCGGATCCCGTACGGGGGCGGTGGCGGACCCGGGGGCGGCGCCGGCACCGGAACCACCGTCCTCGCCGCGGGCGGCCCCCGCTACGTGGTCCTCGCGCAGGAGGGCTGTGACGAGGAGGCGAAGAAGGAGGCCGACGAGGCCCGTAAGCAGGCGGACGAGGCGGAACACGCGGCGAGCGCAGCCGAGTTGACGCACAGCAAGGACGCCGCGAAGAAGGCCCTCGACGACGAGGGCGTGCCGTACTCGAAGAAGAACGCCGACGACTTCGCCGGCCGCGCCAAGGACAACCCCGATCCGGACAAGAAGGAGATCGGCAGCAAGGACGCGACCCAGGCGCTGGACGAGATCGAGAAGCTGGCGAAGACGCCGAACGTCTCCAAGGAGGCGAGGTCGACGCTCACCAGCAAGATCCTCAACGCGAAGAACACGGACGAACTCGCCCAGGCCCGGGCCGAACTCAACGCCGTCCAGCACGCGGCCGACGCCGAGGCCGCGGCCGGTACCACGGTCCACACCGCGGTCGGCAAGGACTTCGGCAAGACCAAGATCGACCTCGGCAACGGCGAGAGCGTCGACATCTCCGACATCCAGGACGCCGACACGCTCTACAAGGGGAAGGACGGCAAGGTCCACGTCGTGGAGGTCAAGAACACCGGCAACGCCACCATCAAGGCCGACTTCGAGCGGCAGGTCGAGGACATGGCCAGGTGGCAGGGCAAGGACGGCGCGGGCCGCGCGGTCCGGGTCGACATCGCGACCAACGACAAGTGGAGCAACATCTTCAGCGGTTACAAGACCGGCAAGCGCGACGGTGTGAAATACAGGCCGCCGGGCACTCCGGCGAGCACACTGGCCAAGAACAACGTGCCGGTCCGGATCGCCGGACAGGACATCTCCCCGGGCCGGCTCGCCAGGATGCAGGCCGAGATCGACGCGCGCAGGGCGGCGGGCACGATGGACTGGCAGAGGATGACGACCCCGAAGGAAGCGATGGAGTACCTGGGTGTCTCGTGACGATCACCTGCTGCCCGCCGCGATGCGGGAGCTGCCGCCGCCCTGGAACGACCTGACCCACCGCCGGGCCCTCGCGCTGGCGGAACTCCCGGCCTCCGGCGCGGAGCAGGCGCTGGACGTCCTGCGGGCGGCCCTGCCCTCGCACCGGCACAGCGTGCACGACTGGGACGAGGCGCTGCGGGACGCCTACGACGACCGGGACGACCACACCCTGGACGAGGCGGACGCCTGGCTGACCCGGCTGATGCCGGCCACCGCCGACGTCACCCGGGAAGGCGTGGCCCGGGTCCTGGCGGAGTGGTCCCGGCTGGGCATCCCCACGGTGTCAGCTCCGCCGACGCCGGAACAGATCCGCACCACGGCCGCGGAATGGGCGACCACGGTACGGCAGGACCTGGCCTCCGACGCCTTCGCCTTCCTCCTCGAACGCGGCGCCCCCGCCGGGCACGAGGACGACACGGTCCGGCTCGCCCAGGCCTACGTCCGCGTCGGCCTGGCGGTGGAACCGGCCGTCCGCCTGCTCCTGGCCCTCGGCCGGCCGCGCGGGGAGGCGGCACTGCTGGAACTCGTGACCGACGACGAGGTCCGGGACTTCCGTCCCTACGTCCGCTCCCGGCTCCTGGCGCTGCGCCGCCCCGGCTACGAAGCCCGGGGAAGGCAGCCGGCGTGCGGAGAGGAACCCTTGCTGCCCTCTGCCGTGCGGGAGCTGCCGTACAGCTGGGGCGCGGGCTTCCAGTGGCCGGCCGGCCTTCCGGGGGACGCGGAGAACACGGCCCGTGCGCGGGCGGTCCTCCTGGCCTGCGCGCCGACCGGGCCGGTGCCCGAACCCGTCCCCGGCCCGGCCTGGACCGGCGACGCGGACGAGGAGCGGCCCGCCTGGCTGGACGTCCGGCAGGTCATGGCGGACCTGATGCCCTACGCGCGTCTGGTCACCAGGGAACGGATGACCGAGGCGATGCGCGAGTGCGCGCTGCTGGGCATCCCCGGCGTACCGCGGGATCCGGGTGGCGAGGAGGCGGCGCGGTTCCTGACGCGGTGGGTGACCTGGATCGGCGGCTGGATCGTCGGCGCGGCCTTCACCTGGCTGGGCACGTACGTCGACGACGACGCCCTCCTCACCCCGTGGGCGTTCGAGCTCGCCGAGCGGTACGCCCGGTGCGGTGTCGCCGTGGACCCGGCCATGGCGTTGCTGCACCGGCACGGCGCCGTGGCATACGGCCGCGAGGCACTCGACCGCATGGCGGCCGACGAGACGCTGCCGGGGAGGCTGCGGCGCCAGGCCGCACGGTGACCACTCGCGCCACGCCCTGGATGCCGCCCCTACTCGCCCTCCATCGGCCTCTGTTCGTCCTCCACCGTCACCAGCACCCCCGCCCGCAGCCCCCACCCCGCCATCGCCCCGGCCTCCGCCTCCAGCACATGGCGGGAGCGCGGGCGGAGCAGACCGAGCCGGTTCGGACTCATGGTGACGACGGTGAGGACGCGCAGGTCGCGGTCGAGGTAGGCGACGTCGATCGGGATGCGCATGCGGAAGGTGTGCACGTTGTTGGCGGGGGAGAGCAGGATCGCGCCGTCAACCGCGTCACGGCCCAGCAGGCCCTTGGTGCGGGCCCGGTAGGAGGTCGCCAGCTCCAGCGGGACCGTCACCGGCGCCGCACCGTGCACGATCAGCCTGCCCCGCCCGTCGCGCCGGCGTCGTCCCATGCCGAGCCGCCCTCCCCTGAGTCCTCTACGTCCCGTGCGTCCTGTGCGCTGCCGACCGACCGTATCGGCGGGGCGGTGGGCCCCGCATGGGTCCACGGGCCCATGCCCCGCGCGCCCGCCGCGGTTAGGGTCCCGGGGTGCGCGTACTTGTGACCGTCGTGGCCGCGCTGTGGGGCGCGGGGACCGGGCTGCTGCTGCCCCGGGCCGCCCACCGGCTGTCGGTCGGCGCCGGGGAGCCGTGGAGCGCCCGGTGTCCTGACGGGCATCCGATCACCGGCGCGTTCGGCGGCTGGGTGGGCCGGGCCCGCTGCACGGGCGCGGAGGCCGGATGCGGAGCGTACGGGCCGAGCGCCCGGGTGACCGCCGTCGTGACCGCGCTCGTCTGCGCCGCGCTCGCCGCGGCCACCGGGCCCCGCCCCGAGGCGGCGGTATGGCTGCTCGCCGCGCCGGTCGGCGTGCTGCTGGCGCTCGTCGACCTCCGTGTGCACCGGCTCCCGGACGTGCTGACGCTGCCGCTGGCCGCCGCGACCGCCGCCCTGCTCGGAGCCGCCGCCGTACTGCCCGCCGCCGCGGGCTCCTGGCCCACCGCCCTGCTCGGCGGACTCGCCCTGGGCGCCGCGTACTTCGTGCTGTTCCTGGTCAACCCGGCCGGCATGGGCTTCGGCGACGTCAAGCTCGCCCTGGCGCTCGGCGCGGCCCTCGGCTGGTACGGCTGGCCGGTCCTCGTCGTCGGCGCCTTCGCCGGTCTGCTCTACGGCGCCGGCTACGGCCTGGGTCTGGTGGTACTGCGCCGGGCCGGCCGCAAGTCGGCCATCGCACTGGGGCCGTTCATGCTCGGCGGGGCCCTGACGGGGGTACTGCTGGGCGCGTTCGCGGCGACGTGAGGGCAGGGAGGGACGGTCCTTCAGCCGGCCGGACGGGCCCGGCCCGTAATGGGGAGGCGGCGGATGACCGTCTTCCGGCAGGATCACCCGCATGACGGACCATCCGCACCGTTCCGGCCGCTCCTTCGAGGAACTCGTCGCCGAGGGTGCCGCCGTTCCCACCGAGGGCTGGGACTTCTCGTGGTTCGCGGGCCGGGCCACGGAACAGCGGCCCTCCTGGGGGTACGCCGTCTCGATGGCCGCCCGGCTGGCCGGGGCCCGCGCCGTGCTCGACGTGCAGACCGGCGGCGGGGAGGTCCTCGACTTCGCGCTCGGACGGGCCGCGGCCGCGCCCGCTTTGCTCGCCGCCACCGAGGGCTGGCCGCCGAACGTGGCCGGGGCGACCGCACTGCTCCGCCCGCGTGGCGTCGTGGTCGTCGACTCGCCGGAGGACGCGCCGCTGCCGTTCGCCGACGCGGCCTTCGACCTCGTCGTCAGCCGGCACCCCGTACGCCCCCACTGGGGCGAGATCGCCCGCGTCCTCGAACCCGGCGGGACCTACTTCGCGCAGCACGTCGGACCCGGCAGCGTCTTCGAACTCGTCGAGTACTTCCTCGGGCCCCAACCTGAGGAGTCGCGCGAGGGCCGCCACCCCGACCACGAGCGCGCCGCCGCGCGGGCGGCCGGTCTTGAAGTCGTCGACCTGTGCGCCGAACGGCTCCGCGTGGAGTTCCACGACATCGGCGCCGTCGTGCACTTCCTGCGCAAGGTGGTCTGGATGGTTCCCGGGTTCACGGTCGAGGCGTACGAGCCCCGGTTGCGGGCGCTGCACGAACGGATCGAGTCGCGCGGACCGTTCGTGGCACACAGCACGCGTCACCTCTTCGAGGCCCGCAGGTCGGGGTGAACGCGCGACCGGGGCGCCTGTTTTCACATCGTTACCGCCTGCCCCTCGCGTCACCCTTTCAGCGCACGTAAAGTTCAGACCAAGGGAATTCGCGTGAGCAAAGTCACGCGGTCGGTGCCGCGTGGTGGAGGGGACTGCGCGGCGCGCGGCCCCTGGGGGCGGTATCCGCCCGGCCCGGGGGGTCGGTGCGGGGCGGTGCCGCCGGCGTCAAGCGGGCGTTCGCGGGCGGGTCGCCCCTGGGAGGGATTCGGGGCAACACGCCGTGCGGCCCCCAAAGGGCGGAGCTTCTTCGCTTCTCATCGGAGCCTGACCTTTTTGTCGTCGATTCCGTCGGGATCCGGTCATGACCAGGGGCGGAATGACGGATTCCAGGGTTCCCGCACGCTCTCCATGCGTCGCTGCATGACTTCGGAGAGTAGTTTTGTCGCGTCTGGGCACACGGCAGCCCTTACGAAGGGTTATGGTGGAAACCCCCCCTCGGGCCGGTCCGTCTCCCCCCCACGGACCGGCCCGTTTTCTTTGCCCCCAGCGTCCACCGCGTCCGCCGCGAGGGTCGCGTCCGATGCGCACGTCCCGCGCACACGCCCGCTGTGGCGCGTCCGACGCACCAGGGCGCGCACAGCGCCCTGTTGAGGGACGCTGGGATCGCCGGGGGTAGGCTTCGCCCCCGGGGACCGCCATACGGACCAGGCCGCCGCACGGACAGGGAACGCCCCCGGCCGCGCCTGTCCGTCCATACGGAGGGGCTGACGAACACGTGAACCTGCGCGACAAGCTGCGTGGCCTGCTGGTCAGGCTGTACGCACGCCGGGTGGAGGGCCACCTGGACCCCGCTCAGGTGCCCAAGCACATCGGCGTCATCATGGACGGCAACCGGCGCTGGGCGAAGGCCGCCGGCTCGACCACCGCCCAGGGCCACCGGGCCGGCGCGGACAAGATCGAGGAGTTCCTCGGCTGGTGCAGTGAGACGGACGTCGGGGTCGTCACGCTCTGGCTGCTCTCCACGGACAACTTCGACCGGCCCCAGGAAGAACTCGTCCCGCTCCTCGGCATCATTGAGGACGTGGTGCGCTCCCTGGCCGCGGACGGCCGCTGGCGCGTCCATCACGTGGGCACCATGGACCTGTTGCCGCCGGTCATGCAGGCCACTCTCAAGGAGGCCGCGGAGGCCACCGCGCACGTCGACGGAATAGTCGTCAACGTCGCCATCGGCTACGGCGGCCGGCAGGAGATCGCCGACGCCGTGCGCTCCATGATCCTCGACGCCCAGGACCAGGGCACCTCCATGGAGGACCTCGCCGAATCCGTCGACATCGACATGATCGGCCGCCACCTGTACACCAAGGCCCAGCCCGACCCGGACCTGGTGATCCGCACCAGCGGGGAGCAGCGGCTGTCCGGATTCATGATCTGGCAGACGGCCCACTCCGAGTACTACTTCTGCGACGTCTTCTGGCCGGCCTTCCGCAAGGTCGACTTCCTGCGCGCGCTGCGCGACTACGCGGCCCGGGGCCGCCGCTACGGCGGCTGAGGACACACCTCTTCGGTCGCCCGGGTGCCCCCTCTTCACGAGGAGTTCATTCGTGCGTCGTTCCGCTTATTTGCATGGCGGCGCATCTTCGAGGGCATAAGGCAAACAGGTCGACACCCGAACCACGGGTGTCGGATCTCAGCGGGCGGCTCGGGGCCGTCCGCCCGGGAGGCCCTTTGTACGAGCCCGACCGTATGGTCACAGCACGGACGAAGACCTGGAGGGCCGGTTCACGGCCCGTCGTGTGCGGGGGCCGCCGGCCGGCCGGCTTGTTCCCGCCCGCCCAGCAGGGCCTCCACCTCGTCGCTCCCCGACCTCATCCGAGGGGGTACGTCCTTCCGTGGTGACCAGCACAAAGCGCCACAAGCCAGACCGGCGCACCTACGTCCTCGACACCAGCGTCCTGCTGGCGGACCCGAACGCCCTGACCCGTTTCGACGAGCACGAGGTCGTGCTCCCCATCGTCGTGGTCACGGAACTGGAGGCCAAGCGGCACCATCCCGAACTCGGCTACTTCGCCCGGCAGGCCCTGCGCCTGCTGGACGACTACCGGGTCCGGCACGGCCGCCTCGACGCCCCCATCCCGATCGGGGACCTCGGCGGAACGATCCGGGTCGAGCTCAACCACTCGGACCCCAGCGTGCTGCCCACCGGCTACCGCCTGGGGGACAACGACTCCCGCATCCTCGCGGTCGCCCGCAACCTCCAGGCGGAGGGCTACGACGTCACCGTCGTCTCGAAGGACCTGCCGCTGCGCATCAAGGCGTCCTCCGTGGGCCTGCTGGCCGAGGAGTACCGCGCGGAACTCGCCATCACCGACTCCTCCGGCTGGACCGGAATGTCCGAACTCACCCTGCCGGGTGAAC of the Streptomyces sp. NBC_01788 genome contains:
- a CDS encoding methyltransferase domain-containing protein gives rise to the protein MTDHPHRSGRSFEELVAEGAAVPTEGWDFSWFAGRATEQRPSWGYAVSMAARLAGARAVLDVQTGGGEVLDFALGRAAAAPALLAATEGWPPNVAGATALLRPRGVVVVDSPEDAPLPFADAAFDLVVSRHPVRPHWGEIARVLEPGGTYFAQHVGPGSVFELVEYFLGPQPEESREGRHPDHERAAARAAGLEVVDLCAERLRVEFHDIGAVVHFLRKVVWMVPGFTVEAYEPRLRALHERIESRGPFVAHSTRHLFEARRSG
- a CDS encoding A24 family peptidase; the protein is MRVLVTVVAALWGAGTGLLLPRAAHRLSVGAGEPWSARCPDGHPITGAFGGWVGRARCTGAEAGCGAYGPSARVTAVVTALVCAALAAATGPRPEAAVWLLAAPVGVLLALVDLRVHRLPDVLTLPLAAATAALLGAAAVLPAAAGSWPTALLGGLALGAAYFVLFLVNPAGMGFGDVKLALALGAALGWYGWPVLVVGAFAGLLYGAGYGLGLVVLRRAGRKSAIALGPFMLGGALTGVLLGAFAAT
- a CDS encoding type IV toxin-antitoxin system AbiEi family antitoxin domain-containing protein yields the protein MTISSELLRRVRATASQQDWVLTTSQLKSAGADRNTVRRMIRSGQWVPLTRGSYWVGWDDRGPSLRSRVRGTLLTCGPQVVAAGTTAARLLGIEGLPKDDGTLHLAAPPGHEIRSRPGIRVHRSATPPSARMTLRGIPLTNPARTCADLLLQLPRVEAVSVLDSALHKGLLSEPDLLTIPAHLSGRPHAPRARAWLRLADARAESPLETRVRLICLDDGLPPPVLQWRIPDLEHNRSYRIDLGWPTHLVGIETDGKAPHSTPQALYQDRFRQNRLVTLLPNLTLLRFTWADTHHPPSILLPLRQALGCP
- a CDS encoding isoprenyl transferase; this translates as MNLRDKLRGLLVRLYARRVEGHLDPAQVPKHIGVIMDGNRRWAKAAGSTTAQGHRAGADKIEEFLGWCSETDVGVVTLWLLSTDNFDRPQEELVPLLGIIEDVVRSLAADGRWRVHHVGTMDLLPPVMQATLKEAAEATAHVDGIVVNVAIGYGGRQEIADAVRSMILDAQDQGTSMEDLAESVDIDMIGRHLYTKAQPDPDLVIRTSGEQRLSGFMIWQTAHSEYYFCDVFWPAFRKVDFLRALRDYAARGRRYGG
- a CDS encoding DUF192 domain-containing protein; translated protein: MGRRRRDGRGRLIVHGAAPVTVPLELATSYRARTKGLLGRDAVDGAILLSPANNVHTFRMRIPIDVAYLDRDLRVLTVVTMSPNRLGLLRPRSRHVLEAEAGAMAGWGLRAGVLVTVEDEQRPMEGE